A genomic window from Limnochordia bacterium includes:
- the cas2 gene encoding CRISPR-associated endonuclease Cas2, with translation MFVLMVYDAGEKRVNKVLKVGRRYLTWVQNSVLEGELTPGLYAQLKADLLGIIDKDYDSVILYTWRVEKYTRREVLGQEKSEGPDVFI, from the coding sequence ATGTTTGTTCTTATGGTATATGATGCTGGTGAGAAACGGGTAAACAAGGTACTGAAGGTTGGACGTCGGTACCTGACATGGGTTCAAAATTCGGTTTTAGAAGGGGAACTAACACCTGGGCTCTACGCGCAACTGAAAGCGGATTTGCTTGGTATTATTGACAAAGACTACGATAGTGTTATCCTATATACATGGCGCGTTGAAAAGTATACAAGAAGAGAAGTCTTAGGCCAAGAGAAAAGTGAGGGTCCAGATGTTTTTATCTAG
- the cas3 gene encoding CRISPR-associated helicase Cas3', whose amino-acid sequence MSHDAGTMWLPGSLPGDLKSHEKKRLSDHLQNVAETAKHLAQAHGIDVDEKALEAIGWTHDLGKVHPKFQAYLDGAPQGINHSLPSSYFTLSMTKDILAAEAVRRHHSGLQDVNQVRNFWTSDRQDFQVINNEMKKLVPNWPMQFTQEGWYDFVDFLNLDWEVSAKDWLRLRALYSLFIAADRMDAVGVQKVAFSNLPEFHLPNFPKDGEMNIWRTKVRKMCLGNLPDKILPGVYTLTLPTGAGKTVTGLQIAKEMATRTGATSIIYALPFIAIVEQNAKVAREVFQAHVQEDHSGVGSADEESNELSQNPWGRMSSYFRYWTEPVVVTTLVAFWRALFEARANATMNFHRLSGAVVILDEPQSISPELWEGFGKTMAYLAEHWGTTFLLMTATQPLIGQGRELAQGIEPFPKSRHTYEFLDQKFELQQLPQVLREHLPFCEGSGMMVLNTKKSAYELWDLLQNPKKDGHLEGSVLFLSRSMAPIHRRRILTALKGLQRRGRKHYLVATQVVEAGVDLSFDWVYRDVGPLDSIIQAAGRCNRHFDHTKPPGSVLVAELVNTQGRAFHSFVYSQILTNGAKEVLSKYKAFTEQEVSVLIDEYYRVIMDGLRPKDCFELINNGEWGSIPPLIETKYYGEVQVFVELDQGLIQILKQLESTEWTFENQERIRQLWRRASQYMIEVPFKSLLKSREIAATISTTSAEPPVRAILNGEYWLISKDALGTIYHPLAGYIPPDLGEEDVGNVIF is encoded by the coding sequence ATGTCACACGATGCGGGGACGATGTGGTTGCCTGGTTCCCTGCCTGGTGACCTAAAAAGCCATGAGAAAAAACGCCTGTCGGATCACCTACAAAATGTAGCGGAGACTGCTAAGCACTTAGCACAAGCCCACGGAATCGACGTGGACGAAAAAGCACTTGAAGCCATCGGGTGGACACACGATCTTGGTAAAGTCCACCCGAAGTTTCAAGCATATTTAGACGGTGCTCCGCAGGGTATCAATCATTCTTTGCCATCTTCCTATTTTACACTTAGTATGACAAAGGATATCCTTGCTGCTGAGGCCGTACGACGCCATCATAGCGGTCTTCAAGATGTTAACCAAGTAAGAAACTTCTGGACAAGCGATCGACAGGATTTCCAAGTAATCAATAACGAAATGAAAAAGCTGGTTCCCAACTGGCCTATGCAGTTTACCCAGGAGGGCTGGTATGACTTTGTCGATTTCCTAAACCTTGATTGGGAAGTGAGTGCCAAAGACTGGTTGAGACTTCGTGCACTCTACTCTCTGTTTATCGCGGCAGATCGGATGGATGCAGTCGGAGTACAGAAGGTGGCTTTCTCCAATTTGCCTGAGTTTCATTTACCCAATTTCCCAAAAGACGGTGAAATGAACATATGGCGCACCAAAGTACGTAAGATGTGCCTGGGAAATCTTCCGGACAAAATTCTTCCTGGTGTTTATACGCTAACGCTACCCACCGGTGCTGGCAAGACGGTCACCGGTCTACAAATTGCTAAAGAAATGGCGACTAGAACAGGTGCAACTTCGATCATCTATGCGCTTCCCTTTATCGCAATTGTAGAGCAAAATGCTAAGGTAGCACGGGAGGTCTTTCAAGCACATGTCCAAGAGGATCACAGTGGAGTGGGCTCTGCTGACGAGGAAAGTAATGAGCTTTCACAGAATCCATGGGGTCGCATGTCTAGTTACTTTCGGTATTGGACTGAGCCGGTGGTAGTAACAACCCTAGTAGCTTTCTGGCGTGCATTGTTTGAAGCACGTGCGAATGCGACAATGAACTTTCATCGACTAAGTGGTGCTGTTGTGATTCTTGATGAGCCACAGAGTATTAGTCCTGAACTTTGGGAGGGTTTTGGCAAGACTATGGCTTATTTGGCAGAACATTGGGGCACCACCTTCTTGCTTATGACGGCTACTCAGCCCCTCATCGGCCAAGGGCGGGAACTCGCGCAAGGTATCGAGCCATTTCCAAAATCACGGCATACATACGAATTTCTCGATCAGAAATTCGAGTTGCAGCAACTACCGCAAGTACTCCGAGAGCACCTACCCTTTTGTGAGGGCTCGGGTATGATGGTGCTAAATACGAAGAAGTCTGCCTATGAACTGTGGGACCTGCTTCAAAACCCCAAAAAAGACGGGCATCTAGAAGGATCGGTGCTGTTCCTTTCTCGTTCCATGGCGCCCATACACCGTCGCCGTATCCTAACAGCTTTGAAAGGATTACAAAGGCGGGGTCGCAAGCATTACTTAGTTGCTACCCAGGTAGTGGAGGCGGGAGTTGATCTTAGTTTTGACTGGGTCTATCGAGATGTTGGTCCGCTGGATTCAATAATTCAGGCAGCCGGAAGATGTAATCGACACTTTGATCATACTAAACCGCCGGGTAGCGTGTTGGTTGCCGAGCTTGTTAATACGCAGGGTCGTGCCTTTCATTCCTTTGTCTACAGCCAAATCTTAACCAACGGTGCAAAGGAAGTTCTATCAAAGTATAAGGCCTTTACCGAACAGGAAGTATCCGTCTTGATTGACGAGTACTACCGTGTAATCATGGATGGTCTGCGACCGAAGGATTGCTTCGAGCTGATTAACAATGGTGAATGGGGAAGCATCCCTCCCCTTATCGAAACCAAGTACTACGGTGAGGTTCAGGTGTTTGTGGAACTTGATCAAGGACTAATACAGATACTCAAACAGCTAGAATCAACCGAGTGGACATTTGAGAATCAAGAGCGAATACGGCAGTTGTGGCGAAGAGCTTCGCAATACATGATCGAAGTTCCTTTTAAGTCTCTTTTGAAAAGCAGAGAGATTGCCGCAACGATTAGTACCACCAGTGCAGAACCGCCCGTTCGAGCCATTCTCAATGGCGAATACTGGCTAATTTCAAAGGATGCTCTAGGCACGATTTATCATCCATTGGCGGGATACATACCGCCGGATCTCGGTGAAGAGGATGTCGGAAATGTTATATTCTGA
- the cas1b gene encoding type I-B CRISPR-associated endonuclease Cas1b, which yields MGKSLYILSSGRLARKDNTIVIENDEGRRFVPVETADEIMIFGDVTLNKRFLEFATEYHLALHFFNHYGYYQGTYYPREHYNSGAVIIKQCEHYTNEELRLKIASRFVYGAIENMKKVVGYYGRRQDSSLEAIEDSLDLAKKDVTEATGITTLMGIEGKARNAYYKMFDRVVQDPAFSFEIRSRRPPQNRMNALISFLNSMCYVTALGQIYQTHLDPRIGYLHETNFRRFSLNLDIAEIFKPILVDRLIFTLLNKKMIEAKHFAKEGNAMYLTDTGRGIVLRTWEERLRETITHPRLNRKVSYRTLIKMEVYKLERHILGDAEYRPFISRW from the coding sequence GTGGGAAAAAGTCTCTACATATTGTCGTCGGGTCGGCTAGCGCGGAAAGACAATACTATTGTTATTGAAAACGATGAAGGCCGCAGATTTGTGCCTGTCGAGACTGCCGATGAGATCATGATCTTTGGGGACGTCACGTTGAACAAGCGGTTTCTTGAGTTTGCAACGGAATATCATTTGGCTCTGCACTTTTTCAATCATTATGGATACTATCAGGGTACGTACTATCCCCGGGAACATTACAATTCAGGGGCAGTTATCATAAAACAATGCGAGCACTACACAAACGAGGAATTGAGGCTAAAGATTGCGAGTAGATTTGTCTATGGGGCCATAGAAAACATGAAAAAGGTAGTTGGTTATTATGGTAGAAGACAGGACAGTAGCCTTGAAGCAATCGAAGACAGCCTCGATTTAGCAAAAAAGGATGTAACCGAGGCAACCGGCATTACCACATTAATGGGCATTGAAGGCAAAGCAAGAAACGCTTACTACAAAATGTTTGATCGTGTGGTTCAGGATCCAGCATTTAGCTTTGAAATCCGTAGCCGCCGTCCGCCCCAAAACAGAATGAACGCGCTAATTAGTTTCCTCAACAGCATGTGCTACGTGACAGCATTGGGTCAGATTTACCAAACACATCTTGATCCAAGGATTGGTTACCTACACGAAACCAATTTCAGACGCTTTTCGCTGAATCTAGACATCGCTGAGATCTTCAAGCCGATCCTCGTGGACCGATTGATTTTCACGTTGCTTAACAAGAAAATGATTGAGGCGAAGCATTTCGCCAAAGAGGGCAATGCTATGTACCTAACCGATACTGGTCGGGGTATTGTTCTCCGTACTTGGGAGGAACGACTCAGGGAGACCATAACACATCCGCGCTTAAACCGGAAAGTTAGTTACCGTACTTTGATCAAGATGGAAGTATACAAACTTGAACGGCATATTCTTGGAGATGCGGAATACCGGCCGTTTATCTCAAGGTGGTAA
- the cas4 gene encoding CRISPR-associated protein Cas4: MLYSEDPRIGGTVVWYYMICPRQVWFITRGIEPNQDDDLLLMGRIIDQTTYRRDKHSVVFGDNRFDIVRQQDGALVIAEVKKSSKSIEAARLQLAHYLYELENEGFNAKGLLQFPTERRTEEVILDERLRNQLEEAYYQIQIISKATSPPVLEKRGYCKSCAYVQWCWS; the protein is encoded by the coding sequence ATGTTATATTCTGAGGATCCACGTATTGGAGGTACTGTTGTATGGTATTACATGATCTGTCCGCGTCAGGTGTGGTTCATAACACGAGGGATAGAGCCTAACCAGGATGATGATCTTCTTCTGATGGGGAGGATAATTGATCAGACTACTTATAGGCGGGACAAGCATAGTGTTGTCTTCGGTGATAACCGATTCGATATTGTTCGCCAACAGGACGGGGCTTTGGTTATTGCGGAAGTGAAGAAGAGTAGCAAATCAATTGAAGCTGCTAGGCTGCAATTGGCTCACTATCTCTATGAACTTGAAAACGAAGGTTTCAACGCTAAAGGTCTGCTGCAGTTTCCTACTGAACGGAGGACAGAAGAAGTCATACTAGATGAGCGGCTTCGTAACCAACTTGAGGAAGCATATTATCAGATCCAGATCATATCTAAAGCAACGAGCCCGCCTGTGCTTGAGAAGCGAGGCTACTGCAAATCCTGTGCGTATGTTCAATGGTGTTGGAGCTAG